The Rhinopithecus roxellana isolate Shanxi Qingling chromosome 13, ASM756505v1, whole genome shotgun sequence genome contains a region encoding:
- the LOC104664349 gene encoding 60S ribosomal protein L32 translates to MAALRPLVKPKIVKKRTKKFIRHQSDRYVKIKRNWRKPRGIDNRVRRRFKGQILMPNIGYGSNKKTKHMLPSGFRKFLVHNVKELEVLLMCNKSYCAEIAHNVSSKNRKAIVERAAQLAIRVTNPNARLRSEENE, encoded by the coding sequence ATGGCCGCCCTCAGACCCCTTGTGAAGCCCAAGATCGtcaaaaaaagaaccaagaagTTTATCCGGCACCAGTCAGACCGATATGTCAAAATTAAGCGGAACTGGCGGAAACCCAGAGGCATTGACAACAGGGTTCGTAGAAGATTCAAGGGCCAGATCTTGATGCCCAACATTGGTTATGGgagcaacaaaaaaacaaagcacatgCTGCCTAGTGGATTCCGGAAGTTCCTGGTCCACAACGTCAAGGAGCTGGAAGTGCTGCTGATGTGCAACAAATCTTACTGTGCCGAGATTGCTCACAATGTTTCCTCCAAGAACCGCAAAGCCATCGTGGAAAGAGCCGCCCAGCTGGCCATCAGAGTCACCAACCCCAATGCCAGGCTGCGCAGTGAAGAAAATGAGTAG